One Nostoc sp. UHCC 0302 DNA window includes the following coding sequences:
- a CDS encoding GAF domain-containing protein, with translation MQEDLEIRIEERTAELSHANALLQQEIYDRQQAQTALQQEIERQKLVMAIAQRIRQSLNLKDVLNTAVAEVRRLLEVDRVFIYQFQPDYGGVVVVESVGEGWISILNAQSQDTFFPETCTRECRQKFLTSIPDIHTTDEAECQSDLLAQFQVKANLAVPILQKDKLWGLLITNQCAAPRQWEAWEVDLLKQLAAQVAIAIQQSELYQQVQTELAERKRVESRLKAHIRQQAAVAQLGQLALTDADLYTLMNKAVVLVAQSLEVEYSKVLELFPDGNSLLLRAGVGWQPGLVGVGSVGAGSDSQAGYTLLSSEPVIVWDLRQETRFSGPPLLHDHKVVSGISVIIQGEKQPFGILGAHTTKLREFTQDDINFLQAIANVLATTIEHRRAEQKIREQAALLDITTDAIIVCNLEQQILFWNQGAERLYGFSAAEAIANNANKLFGQEISLQLKEAQEFVVKRGLWQGELAKLTKSGKQVTVASRLTLMSDEAEQPKAILIVDTDITEKKQLEAQFLRTQRLESLGTLASGIAHDLNNILTPIMASSQMLALKLPNLDERYQQLLNVLEDNSLRAADLVKQILTFARGSEGRGVYLQIEHILWEIDQITKSTFPKSIKIINNLPRQNLWAILADPTQIHQVLMNLCVNARDAMPKGGTLSICAENLFIDENFARMNLDAQVGPYVVITIADTGFGIPPHILERIFEPFFTTKESGKGTGLGLSTVIGIVKNHSGFINVESEIGKGTQFQVYLPAVQERARQQAENLELPYGNGELILVVDDETAILEITKTSLEDSNYKILTASDGIEAISLYAQHKDTISLVLMDMIMPSMDGLTASRILQQMNPQVKIIGISGTGAKNQVVEAVNAGVNTFLRKPYTLYELLHTINKVLSEVMK, from the coding sequence GTGCAAGAGGATTTAGAAATACGGATTGAGGAACGCACAGCTGAGCTTTCCCATGCCAACGCGCTTTTGCAACAAGAGATATACGATCGCCAACAGGCACAGACAGCACTACAACAGGAAATCGAGCGGCAGAAATTGGTGATGGCAATTGCTCAGCGCATCCGCCAGAGTTTGAACCTCAAAGATGTTTTGAACACTGCTGTGGCTGAAGTACGGCGGTTACTCGAAGTTGATCGAGTATTTATTTATCAGTTTCAACCAGATTATGGTGGGGTTGTGGTAGTGGAATCCGTTGGTGAAGGTTGGATTTCCATTTTAAATGCCCAATCTCAAGACACTTTTTTTCCAGAAACTTGTACTAGGGAATGTAGACAAAAGTTTTTGACCTCTATACCAGATATTCATACAACAGATGAGGCTGAATGCCAAAGCGATTTACTCGCTCAGTTTCAAGTCAAGGCAAACTTAGCAGTCCCCATTTTACAAAAAGACAAGTTGTGGGGATTGCTAATTACAAACCAGTGTGCAGCACCCCGGCAGTGGGAAGCGTGGGAAGTCGATTTACTTAAACAACTAGCAGCACAAGTAGCGATCGCAATTCAGCAATCTGAACTGTATCAACAGGTACAAACCGAACTCGCGGAGCGCAAACGGGTAGAATCCCGTTTAAAAGCACATATACGTCAACAAGCAGCTGTGGCCCAACTAGGCCAATTGGCTCTGACTGATGCAGACTTGTACACATTAATGAATAAAGCCGTTGTCCTGGTTGCTCAAAGCCTGGAAGTAGAATATAGCAAGGTTTTAGAACTATTTCCAGATGGGAACAGCTTGCTGTTGCGAGCAGGAGTTGGTTGGCAACCGGGGCTGGTAGGAGTTGGGTCAGTAGGTGCAGGCAGCGACTCCCAAGCAGGCTATACACTACTTTCTAGTGAGCCAGTAATTGTTTGGGATCTCCGTCAAGAAACGCGCTTCAGTGGGCCGCCGTTGCTACATGACCACAAAGTAGTCAGCGGCATTAGTGTGATTATTCAGGGTGAGAAACAACCTTTTGGTATTTTAGGCGCACACACAACTAAACTCCGAGAATTCACCCAAGATGATATTAACTTTTTACAGGCGATCGCGAATGTGTTAGCGACAACAATAGAACACAGGCGGGCAGAACAGAAAATTCGCGAACAAGCAGCTCTACTTGATATCACAACAGACGCAATTATTGTCTGTAATCTAGAGCAACAAATCTTATTCTGGAATCAAGGTGCAGAGCGCTTATACGGCTTTTCAGCAGCAGAAGCGATCGCTAACAATGCTAATAAGCTTTTTGGCCAAGAAATTTCACTACAACTAAAAGAAGCACAAGAATTCGTTGTCAAGCGTGGGTTGTGGCAGGGTGAATTGGCTAAACTGACAAAATCAGGTAAACAAGTTACTGTTGCTAGTCGCTTGACACTTATGAGTGATGAAGCAGAGCAACCCAAAGCTATCCTCATCGTTGATACCGATATTACAGAAAAAAAACAATTAGAAGCCCAATTTCTCCGTACCCAGCGATTAGAGAGCCTCGGAACGTTAGCTAGTGGCATTGCTCACGACCTCAACAACATTCTGACGCCTATTATGGCTTCATCTCAAATGTTGGCGCTGAAACTTCCCAATCTTGATGAGCGATATCAGCAACTCTTAAACGTTCTTGAAGATAACTCTTTACGTGCAGCTGATTTAGTCAAGCAAATTTTGACCTTTGCCCGTGGCTCTGAAGGTAGGGGCGTTTATTTGCAAATAGAACATATATTGTGGGAAATCGACCAAATTACTAAAAGTACATTTCCCAAATCTATCAAAATTATTAATAATTTACCCAGGCAAAATCTTTGGGCTATTTTGGCAGATCCCACTCAGATACATCAAGTGTTAATGAACTTGTGTGTTAACGCTCGTGATGCTATGCCCAAGGGTGGTACTTTGTCTATTTGCGCGGAAAATTTATTTATTGATGAAAACTTTGCCAGGATGAATCTTGATGCTCAGGTAGGCCCGTATGTAGTCATCACTATTGCTGATACTGGATTTGGCATCCCTCCACATATTTTGGAGCGGATTTTTGAACCATTTTTTACAACTAAAGAATCAGGCAAAGGCACAGGATTAGGTTTGTCAACTGTGATTGGCATTGTCAAAAATCATAGTGGTTTTATTAACGTGGAGAGCGAGATAGGCAAAGGCACTCAATTTCAGGTGTACTTACCAGCTGTCCAAGAAAGGGCAAGGCAGCAAGCAGAGAACTTGGAATTACCCTACGGCAACGGAGAATTGATTTTAGTTGTAGATGATGAAACTGCCATCTTAGAAATTACTAAAACTTCACTAGAAGATTCCAACTACAAAATCTTGACGGCTAGTGATGGCATTGAAGCAATTTCATTGTATGCTCAGCACAAAGATACAATCAGCTTGGTGTTGATGGATATGATTATGCCATCGATGGATGGGTTAACCGCCAGCCGCATCCTGCAACAAATGAACCCACAAGTCAAGATTATTGGCATTAGCGGTACAGGAGCGAAGAACCAAGTTGTCGAAGCTGTTAATGCTGGCGTCAATACATTTTTGAGAAAGCCCTACACTCTCTATGAATTATTACATACGATTAATAAAGTCTTGAGCGAGGTTATGAAATAG
- a CDS encoding bifunctional metallophosphatase/5'-nucleotidase produces the protein MKLIWNGYGIALQVLAIVTLATPALAEIVNINLLQLNDIYEITPVEGGTRGGLARVATLRQQLYKANPRTYTFLAGDGFSPSALGTAKINGIPLAGQQMIAVMNALGFDYATFGNHEFDLPENLFYQRLKESQFRWFSGNVSDSKGQPFKGVPRSIVFNVKGDRGAVVRVGLIGVTLNSNQPQYVSYTDPIETAKQQVQALKGKVDIVVAVTHLPIESDRKLAETVPEIDIILGGHEHENIQQWRGRDFTPIFKADANARTVYVHQLSYDTTKRSLQINSRLVPITDKIADEPKTAKVVKEWLERGYQAFRANGFKPEQQVAIVPDALDGLESSVRNTSTKLTELIAQAMLKEVQDADLVIFNSGSIRIDDVIPPGPVTQYDMIRVLPFGGKVVAIEMNGELLKRVLDKGQANKGSGGYLQTAKVSQQASSGNWLINGQVLEPKRTYKVAINDFLITGKEQGLNFLNLQQPGIKLIAEKRDIRFAVIDELQSQK, from the coding sequence ATGAAACTTATCTGGAATGGGTACGGTATAGCTTTACAGGTGTTAGCAATAGTAACTTTAGCTACCCCAGCACTTGCAGAAATCGTTAATATTAACCTGTTGCAACTTAATGATATCTACGAAATTACACCTGTCGAGGGGGGAACTCGCGGCGGTTTGGCGCGAGTTGCGACGCTACGACAACAACTTTACAAGGCAAACCCTCGCACCTACACTTTCTTAGCTGGAGATGGTTTTAGTCCTTCAGCTTTAGGAACTGCGAAAATTAACGGTATACCCTTAGCAGGTCAGCAAATGATAGCTGTGATGAATGCTTTAGGGTTTGACTATGCGACTTTTGGTAATCATGAATTTGACCTGCCGGAAAACCTATTTTATCAGCGATTGAAAGAATCACAGTTTCGCTGGTTTTCTGGTAATGTCTCGGATAGTAAGGGGCAACCTTTCAAAGGTGTCCCACGCTCAATAGTGTTTAATGTTAAAGGCGATCGCGGTGCTGTCGTCAGGGTAGGATTAATTGGTGTCACTCTTAATAGTAATCAGCCTCAGTACGTCAGTTACACCGACCCGATTGAAACAGCCAAACAGCAAGTTCAGGCATTAAAGGGTAAAGTTGATATTGTGGTTGCTGTTACCCATCTGCCAATTGAAAGCGATCGCAAATTAGCCGAAACTGTACCGGAAATTGACATAATACTGGGTGGTCACGAGCATGAAAACATTCAGCAGTGGCGCGGTCGGGACTTTACACCAATTTTTAAAGCTGATGCCAATGCGCGTACAGTCTACGTCCATCAATTAAGTTACGATACTACAAAGCGCAGTCTCCAGATTAACTCCCGCCTAGTGCCAATTACTGACAAAATTGCCGACGAGCCGAAAACTGCAAAGGTAGTCAAAGAATGGTTAGAACGCGGTTATCAAGCATTTCGTGCCAATGGATTTAAGCCAGAACAGCAAGTTGCGATCGTGCCAGATGCTCTAGATGGTTTAGAATCTAGTGTCCGCAACACATCCACAAAGCTGACAGAGTTGATTGCTCAGGCAATGTTAAAGGAAGTGCAAGACGCGGATTTAGTCATATTTAATAGTGGTTCAATTCGGATTGATGATGTGATTCCGCCTGGCCCGGTTACCCAGTACGATATGATTCGGGTACTGCCTTTTGGGGGTAAAGTTGTCGCCATAGAGATGAATGGCGAATTGTTAAAAAGGGTATTAGATAAAGGACAAGCTAATAAGGGTAGTGGTGGCTATTTGCAAACAGCTAAAGTTAGTCAACAAGCAAGTTCAGGGAATTGGTTGATTAACGGTCAAGTACTTGAACCAAAACGAACTTACAAAGTGGCTATTAATGACTTTTTAATCACTGGCAAAGAACAAGGATTAAATTTTTTAAATCTTCAGCAACCAGGGATTAAACTGATTGCTGAAAAGCGGGATATTCGTTTTGCAGTAATTGACGAGTTACAGAGCCAAAAGTAG
- a CDS encoding serine hydrolase yields MKLRWLLLSLISMLALSSSAKAARVELQKFNPTYNQADSTSNFKLRLAQLDNQGAAQEIYVPKLKRPDIFINTNDSSLFAGVVPLGKEIPELQSQVKALMARYSFLKPGMFFLDLETGNYLDINGEKVFPAASTIKYPILVALFEEVDAGRIKLDEKLVMRRGLIASGSGDLQYKSPGIKLSVLATINKMITISDNTATNMIIDRLGGKAKLNQRFHSWGLQSTVIRNMLGDFKGTNTTSAADLVRLSALVDQHKLISDRSQSQVLDILRHCRNKKLLAAGVGKGGTIAHKTGDIGFLVGDAGIIEMPNGKHYLAGIFVRRPHDDERGREFVRQVSRLVYNYMNQPRISQKY; encoded by the coding sequence ATGAAATTACGTTGGTTATTACTTTCCCTTATCAGTATGTTAGCCTTGTCATCGTCAGCTAAGGCAGCAAGAGTAGAATTACAAAAATTTAATCCTACTTACAATCAGGCAGATTCAACATCGAATTTTAAGCTGCGACTGGCTCAATTAGACAATCAAGGAGCAGCACAAGAAATTTATGTTCCCAAGCTTAAACGACCAGATATTTTTATTAACACAAACGATAGTTCTCTATTTGCTGGTGTTGTGCCGTTAGGGAAAGAAATACCGGAATTACAATCTCAAGTTAAAGCATTAATGGCTCGTTATAGTTTTCTCAAACCTGGGATGTTTTTCTTAGATTTGGAAACAGGTAACTATTTAGATATTAATGGCGAAAAGGTATTTCCCGCAGCAAGTACTATTAAATATCCGATTCTAGTTGCCTTATTTGAAGAAGTAGACGCTGGCAGAATCAAGCTAGATGAAAAACTGGTGATGCGGCGCGGCTTAATTGCCAGCGGTTCCGGAGATTTACAGTATAAATCACCAGGAATCAAATTGAGCGTGCTAGCCACTATCAACAAGATGATTACTATTAGTGATAATACTGCTACAAATATGATTATCGACCGTTTAGGCGGTAAGGCAAAGCTCAATCAGCGATTCCACAGTTGGGGATTGCAAAGCACAGTAATTCGTAATATGTTAGGAGATTTTAAAGGTACTAATACTACTAGTGCCGCAGATTTAGTACGATTATCAGCATTAGTTGATCAACATAAGTTAATTTCAGATAGGAGTCAATCGCAAGTTTTAGATATCTTGCGTCATTGCCGTAATAAAAAATTACTAGCGGCTGGTGTTGGCAAAGGTGGGACTATTGCTCACAAAACTGGGGATATTGGGTTTCTTGTAGGTGATGCAGGCATTATTGAAATGCCTAACGGAAAGCATTACTTAGCAGGAATTTTTGTTAGAAGACCTCATGATGATGAGCGAGGAAGAGAATTTGTCCGTCAAGTTTCCCGGCTAGTCTATAACTACATGAACCAACCGAGAATATCTCAAAAGTATTGA
- a CDS encoding phosphoserine transaminase — protein MTEHITPPTTKPRNPYFSSGPCAKRPGWSVSNLHQAFVGRSHRSDDGRAKLAEVIERSKKILGVPADYRLGIVPASDTGAVEMALWSLLGQRPVDILAWESFGQEWVKDVLDELKLPDVRLMKAPYGSLPDLDQVDFSHDVVFLWNGTTSGVRVPNGDWIKDDRQGLTICDATSAVFAMDVAWDKLDVVTYSWQKVLGGEAQHGVIVLSPRAVERLESYQPAWPLPKLFRLVQKGKLIEGIFKGDTINTPSMLCVEDALDGLIWAESIGGLPGLIGRSEANLSAIAKWVEQSNWAGFLAQQPETRSCTSICLQIVDSWFTSLTLEEQAKFAKKLAKILEKQQVAYDIASYRAAPPGLRIWGGATVDTADIEALLPWLDWAYSTIKAEVASVA, from the coding sequence ATGACAGAGCATATTACTCCTCCAACAACCAAGCCTCGCAATCCTTATTTCTCTTCTGGGCCTTGTGCAAAACGCCCAGGATGGTCTGTTTCTAATCTTCATCAAGCTTTTGTAGGTCGTTCTCACCGTTCAGATGATGGTAGAGCTAAATTGGCAGAAGTGATTGAGCGTTCTAAGAAAATCTTGGGCGTTCCTGCTGATTATCGTTTGGGCATTGTTCCAGCTTCTGATACTGGTGCAGTCGAGATGGCGTTGTGGTCACTGCTAGGACAACGCCCTGTTGATATCTTGGCATGGGAAAGTTTTGGGCAAGAATGGGTAAAAGATGTTTTAGATGAGTTGAAGTTACCTGATGTTCGCTTGATGAAAGCGCCCTATGGCAGTTTACCGGATTTAGATCAGGTTGATTTTAGTCATGATGTGGTGTTTTTGTGGAATGGCACAACTTCAGGTGTGAGAGTTCCAAATGGAGATTGGATCAAAGACGATCGCCAAGGATTAACTATCTGCGATGCTACATCTGCTGTTTTTGCGATGGATGTAGCCTGGGATAAGTTAGATGTGGTGACTTACTCTTGGCAAAAAGTATTAGGCGGAGAAGCACAGCATGGCGTCATTGTACTCTCACCCCGCGCTGTAGAACGGCTCGAAAGTTATCAACCAGCTTGGCCTCTACCTAAATTATTCCGACTAGTACAAAAAGGTAAGTTGATTGAAGGTATTTTTAAGGGAGATACAATCAACACACCATCAATGTTGTGCGTGGAAGATGCCCTCGATGGGCTAATATGGGCAGAAAGTATTGGCGGACTTCCTGGTTTAATTGGTCGCAGTGAAGCTAATTTAAGTGCGATCGCTAAATGGGTTGAGCAAAGTAATTGGGCAGGTTTCTTAGCACAGCAGCCAGAGACTCGCTCTTGTACCTCAATTTGCTTGCAGATTGTCGATTCTTGGTTTACTAGCCTAACTCTAGAAGAACAGGCAAAATTTGCCAAAAAACTGGCAAAAATTTTGGAAAAGCAACAAGTCGCTTACGATATTGCATCCTATCGCGCTGCACCACCAGGGCTGCGGATTTGGGGAGGAGCAACAGTAGATACCGCAG